In Chrysiogenia bacterium, the following are encoded in one genomic region:
- a CDS encoding efflux RND transporter periplasmic adaptor subunit, which yields VAVPFAAILYSGEHRYVFVDHGGGNLEPREVHVGQRADEYYVVLSGLEAGERVVTSGNFLISSEAQLKSALPKWEGEAPAPAGAPSPHQHQSHGGHGQ from the coding sequence AGGTGGCTGTTCCCTTCGCGGCGATCCTTTATTCGGGTGAGCACCGCTACGTCTTCGTCGACCACGGCGGCGGCAACCTCGAACCGCGCGAGGTGCACGTCGGACAGCGCGCCGACGAGTACTACGTCGTGCTCTCGGGTCTCGAAGCCGGCGAGCGCGTCGTGACTTCCGGCAACTTCCTGATCAGCTCCGAGGCGCAGCTCAAGAGCGCGCTGCCCAAGTGGGAAGGTGAAGCGCCCGCACCGGCGGGCGCACCCAGCCCCCACCAGCATCAAAGTCACGGGGGACACGGCCAATGA